In one window of Helianthus annuus cultivar XRQ/B chromosome 17, HanXRQr2.0-SUNRISE, whole genome shotgun sequence DNA:
- the LOC110924390 gene encoding trigger factor-like, which yields MVTSSKPVTITEAIDLSVALTEEAIRLNKFSEVEPKKKETHVESSGGSKRKFSNFKQGKSSDGRKGEPSAPVQATTGTGRKGKGYMEDITLEKLDDFSFVNDELVKKLQKKVEADQADIDILKVRIAELEEEKARRDEQNEYFKLKNKELEANIAKKEHEAYMIKKVLENLIGKPIEQRFEEIELEEVRARRKAEIEAKMKDKGKGVPVEGVAQVTERAIVVSEPTKATETSILDPCPISSVSGEIDDDDEDDEEEDDDDILKDDADDVYSVHSDHDDDGNDDDDDDDDLSTSGIKVTEASNEEKIDEYLHDDANEEPENASGKGEHDDADKDDENVDQSSRLIVIPQKRVWSWMGALKANGLRRLNRVSERKYGRARLYKLDVSSRSVRG from the exons atggtgacctcaTCCAAGCCTGTAACAATTACTGAGGCGATCGATCTGAGCGtagctctcactgaggaggctatccgcctaaacaaATTTTCTGAGGTTGAGccaaagaaaaaggagactcatgtagagtcgtCCGGGGGTAGTAAAAGGAAGTTCTCGAATTTCAAACAAGGCAAAAGCAGTGATGGTAGGAAAGGAGAACCAAGCGCACCAGTCCAAGCTACAACTGGTACtggaaggaaaggaaagggatatatgg AGGATATAACTCTTGAAAAGCTTGATGATTTTAGTTTTGTGAATGATGAGCTTgtgaagaagttgcaaaagaaG GTTGAAGCTGATCAAGCTGACATAGATATTCTTAAAGTTCGAATAGCAGAATTGGAGGAAGAAAAGGCTCGAAGGGATGAGCAGAATGAATACTTTAAATTGAAAAATAAAGAGTTAGAAGCCAATATTGCTAAGAAAGAACATGAAGCGTATATGATAAAGAAAGTGTTGGAAAACTTGATTGGAAAGCCGATAGAACAAAGATTTGAAGAGATTGAACTTGAGGAAGTAAGAGCAAGACGTAAAGCTGAAATAGAAGCTAAAATGAAAGACAAAGGTAAAGGTGTTCCAGTTGAAGGTGTTGCTCAAGTAACTGAAAGGGCAATTGTTGTGTCTGAGCCAACAAAAGCTACAGAAACATCTATTCTAGATCCTTGTCCTATTTCTTCAGTGTCTGGTGAaattgacgatgatgatgaagatgatgaagaagaagacgaTGATGATATTCTGaaagatgatgcagatgatgttTATTCTGTACATAGTGATCATGATGATGatggtaatgatgatgatgatgatgatgatgatcttagTACTTCGGGTATCAAAGTAACTGAAGCATCAAATGAAGAGAAGATTGATGAATATCTTCATGATGATGCAAACGAAGAGCCTGAAAATGCAAGTGGAAAGGGGGAGCATGATGATGCTGATAAAGATGATGAAAATGTTGATCAAAGTTCAAGATTAATTGTAataccccaaaaacgggtttg GTC ATGGATGGGAGCGTTGAAGGCTAACGGGCTAAGAAGACTCAATCGAGTAAGCGAACGCAAATACGGACGCGCAAG GCTATACAAGTTGGATGTTTCATCAAGAAGTGTACGcggttga